The proteins below are encoded in one region of Rhinoderma darwinii isolate aRhiDar2 unplaced genomic scaffold, aRhiDar2.hap1 Scaffold_895, whole genome shotgun sequence:
- the LOC142732158 gene encoding putative N-acetyltransferase camello, with protein MADYTIRVYQNRDYNAVRMLFAEGMLEHIPATCTYLLKLPRAQFVLFISFITLLLISGSYLLSLVSLAVVFTGGRRLLTSEYHKYVDTCQREDLLDIEESYMASNNSSFWVVETGGRVIGMVGVQSVPRSSQVMVLKRLSVAKDRRHQGIASALCQKAMDFARQRGYKVLSLETSMIQFAAHKLYEKLGFEKTDDKIVPSLIGRFSNFSTLTYEYRIKD; from the coding sequence ATGGCTGACTACACCATACGGGTGTACCAGAACAGGGACTACAATGCCGTCCGTATGTTGTTTGCAGAAGGCATGCTGGAGCACATCCCGGCTACCTGCACCTACTTGTTGAAGCTTCCCCGAGCCCAGTTTGTTCTTTTCATATCCTTCATCACCCTCCTCTTAATATCCGGCTCCTACTTACTCTCTCTGGTAAGTCTGGCCGTTGTGTTCACTGGAGGACGGCGCCTGCTGACCTCCGAGTACCACAAATATGTGGACACGTGTCAGAGAGAAGACTTGCTGGACATTGAAGAGTCCTACATGGCAAGTAACAACTCCAGCTTCTGGGTGGTAGAGACTGGCGGCCGGGTCATAGgcatggtgggcgtccaatcagtGCCACGCTCTAGTCAAGTCATGGTGTTGAAGCGGCTGTCGGTGGCTAAGGACCGGAGACACCAGGGAATCGCCAGCGCTCTCTGCCAGAAGGCCATGGATTTTGCACGTCAACGTGGCTACAAGGTGTTGAGTCTGGAGACGTCGATGATACAATTTGCGGCTCATAAATTATATGAAAAATTAGGATTTGAGAAAACCGATGACAAGATTGTCCCATCTCTGATTGGAAGATTTTCAAACTTCTCCACCCTGACCTATGAGTATAGGATTAAGGATTAG